One window of the Rufibacter radiotolerans genome contains the following:
- a CDS encoding EamA family transporter, translating into MNTSVSSGAPAAGWLKIAAFAAIYVIWGSTYLAIVFAIETLPPFLMAGLRFLTAGLLLYGWARWRGAPAPSLFHWRNTAIIGGALLLIGNGTVVWAEQRVASGVAALLVTTEPLWVVVLQWLGPARQRPSKGVALGFLLGVIGMMVLVNPWKLEGGVDLLGSMAIFLSAGAWAWGSLFASRATLPSSPILTTGMQMLCGGGLLLLAGTLAGEWQTTHWDQVSQRSWLALGYLTLFGSLVAFSAYSWLTRVAPPAQVSTYAYVNPVIAVLLGWAFAHEVITGQTIIAAVLLVLAVVLITLKAKP; encoded by the coding sequence ATGAATACTTCTGTTTCTTCCGGGGCTCCGGCTGCCGGTTGGCTTAAAATCGCGGCCTTTGCCGCGATTTACGTTATATGGGGTTCTACCTATCTGGCTATTGTCTTCGCCATTGAAACCCTGCCGCCTTTTTTAATGGCCGGGTTGCGGTTTTTGACTGCGGGCTTGCTGCTCTATGGCTGGGCGCGTTGGCGAGGAGCACCGGCCCCGTCCCTTTTCCACTGGCGCAATACCGCCATAATTGGGGGCGCCCTGCTGTTGATAGGCAACGGAACCGTGGTCTGGGCCGAGCAACGAGTAGCCTCCGGGGTGGCGGCTTTGTTGGTCACTACCGAGCCGCTTTGGGTAGTGGTGCTGCAATGGCTGGGTCCTGCGCGGCAACGGCCTTCTAAAGGCGTGGCCCTGGGCTTTCTCTTAGGTGTCATTGGCATGATGGTGCTGGTGAACCCCTGGAAACTGGAAGGCGGCGTAGACTTGCTGGGCAGTATGGCCATCTTTCTATCGGCGGGCGCCTGGGCCTGGGGCTCGTTGTTTGCCTCCAGGGCCACCTTGCCGTCTTCGCCTATTCTTACCACGGGCATGCAGATGCTTTGCGGCGGCGGCTTGTTACTGCTGGCAGGCACCCTGGCCGGCGAATGGCAGACCACGCACTGGGACCAGGTAAGCCAACGCTCCTGGCTGGCCCTTGGCTACCTTACCCTCTTTGGATCTCTGGTGGCGTTTTCCGCCTACAGTTGGCTCACCCGGGTGGCGCCGCCGGCCCAGGTGTCTACCTATGCCTATGTGAACCCTGTCATTGCGGTGCTGTTGGGCTGGGCCTTTGCCCATGAAGTGATTACCGGCCAAACCATTATCGCGGCGGTGCTGCTGGTACTGGCGGTAGTGTTGATCACGTTGAAAGCA
- a CDS encoding alpha/beta hydrolase family protein gives MKTILYTLLLAFTTWCSACNDTQVLEDQQVQQAPKETLVSAEKLTTIPAAGLKEIAVSNGQGDLAALVKYDVEVYRMIYLTQYNGKEVRASGLMVVPLKLPGPAPILSAHHGTTFDQKYAPSNFQLSSFTGFEAFGAAGYLTLVPDFLGYGESKQILHPYYDAKHSGTVVLDMIKAGQDFFKKNNIKTSGQLFLAGYSEGGYVTLAAKKEIEENPGHGLTVTASGAGAGGYDLEGMMARVISGGSYDYPANLAFLLQAYNRTYSWNRPLTDFFQEPYATRIQELIDGTRTSSSINSALAKNPAELFNPTFLAGLRGDGELALKAALKRNSLKNWVPKGAARLYHGTADTMVPYENSKVTYEAMKAAGAPDLKLVSISGGTHFSTLEPMIKDLIPWIESLKKQN, from the coding sequence TTGAAAACAATCTTATATACCCTTCTGCTGGCCTTTACCACCTGGTGCTCTGCGTGCAATGACACCCAAGTGCTGGAAGACCAGCAAGTACAGCAAGCACCCAAGGAAACCCTGGTTTCCGCCGAGAAACTGACCACTATCCCGGCTGCAGGACTCAAAGAAATTGCCGTTTCCAACGGGCAGGGAGACCTGGCCGCGCTGGTGAAGTATGACGTGGAGGTATACCGCATGATCTACCTCACGCAGTACAACGGCAAGGAAGTAAGGGCCTCGGGCCTGATGGTAGTACCCTTGAAACTGCCTGGCCCGGCGCCTATCCTCAGTGCCCACCACGGCACCACCTTTGACCAGAAATATGCACCCAGCAATTTCCAGCTCAGCTCCTTCACCGGTTTTGAGGCCTTCGGCGCCGCCGGCTACCTGACCCTGGTGCCAGATTTCCTGGGCTACGGCGAGTCCAAGCAGATTCTGCACCCGTACTATGATGCCAAGCACTCCGGCACGGTGGTATTGGACATGATCAAGGCGGGCCAAGACTTCTTCAAGAAAAACAACATAAAGACGTCTGGGCAGTTGTTTCTGGCCGGCTATTCTGAAGGCGGTTACGTGACCCTGGCGGCCAAAAAGGAAATAGAGGAGAACCCCGGGCACGGGCTTACGGTAACGGCCTCTGGCGCCGGGGCCGGGGGCTATGACCTGGAAGGCATGATGGCGCGCGTTATCTCCGGCGGGTCTTATGATTACCCGGCTAACCTGGCGTTTCTCCTGCAAGCCTACAACCGTACCTACAGCTGGAACCGTCCGCTCACAGATTTCTTCCAGGAACCTTACGCCACCCGTATTCAGGAACTGATAGACGGCACCCGCACCAGCAGTTCCATCAACAGCGCCCTGGCCAAAAATCCGGCGGAACTGTTCAACCCTACCTTTCTGGCAGGCCTGCGCGGCGACGGGGAACTGGCCCTGAAGGCGGCCTTGAAGCGCAACAGCCTCAAAAACTGGGTGCCCAAAGGAGCAGCCAGACTGTACCACGGCACCGCCGATACCATGGTGCCCTATGAAAACTCAAAGGTGACCTATGAAGCCATGAAAGCGGCCGGGGCCCCAGACCTGAAGCTGGTTTCTATTTCGGGCGGGACCCACTTCAGCACCCTGGAGCCCATGATCAAGGATCTCATTCCCTGGATTGAGTCCTTGAAAAAACAGAACTAG
- a CDS encoding DUF6687 family protein gives MEFTYLPFPQIKQTPAVVVDSFHPNGLVLSHWREAPTPPALREDTSAGMVLQALRQPWPSLKSYRCVTANHFDIDALVGIWALLNPALALEHEQTLRQMAIIGDFRELDLRHLSAETALQLVCWINQEEKSRFYPPFGAGDLEENEVVASIPKFTYFLEAFTPVLLQPALFESVWRTEYEQVLAGYAQIHGPQTQIVQNDSLGLVVVQTPEPVHYYALFSATAGYDLVLSCYAGNRYELECKYTTWVDLESRPTLPRPDLRPLARRLNAHEASGLHWVADVLTDTGPILRLQDQKLSKAQRYGNPTDRPIYPSSLEPDAFIKLVVGYLDSAFSGVSAKKRWTWQEIKQIAGKVQ, from the coding sequence ATGGAATTCACCTATTTACCTTTCCCTCAGATTAAGCAGACGCCCGCGGTGGTGGTAGACAGCTTTCACCCCAATGGCCTGGTGCTTTCCCACTGGCGCGAGGCCCCCACGCCGCCTGCCCTGCGCGAAGACACGAGCGCCGGCATGGTGCTGCAGGCCCTCCGGCAACCATGGCCCTCCCTTAAGTCTTACCGCTGCGTTACTGCCAACCACTTTGACATTGACGCGCTGGTAGGCATCTGGGCTCTCCTGAACCCCGCGCTGGCCCTGGAACACGAGCAGACCCTGCGGCAAATGGCCATCATCGGGGACTTTAGGGAGCTGGACCTACGCCATCTTTCGGCAGAGACGGCCTTGCAGTTGGTGTGCTGGATCAACCAGGAAGAGAAAAGCCGCTTTTACCCGCCCTTCGGGGCCGGGGATCTGGAAGAAAACGAAGTAGTGGCCTCTATTCCAAAGTTCACCTATTTCCTGGAGGCCTTTACGCCCGTGCTGCTCCAGCCGGCCTTGTTTGAAAGCGTCTGGCGGACCGAGTACGAGCAGGTACTGGCGGGGTATGCCCAGATACATGGCCCGCAAACCCAGATAGTACAAAATGATAGCCTGGGTCTTGTGGTGGTGCAAACTCCGGAGCCGGTCCATTATTATGCTTTGTTTAGTGCCACTGCCGGCTATGACCTGGTGCTGTCTTGTTACGCCGGAAACCGCTATGAGCTGGAATGTAAGTACACCACCTGGGTAGACCTGGAATCTAGGCCCACGTTGCCCCGGCCTGACCTTCGGCCGCTGGCCCGGAGGCTGAATGCCCACGAAGCCTCTGGTTTGCATTGGGTAGCGGACGTTCTCACAGATACGGGTCCCATCCTTCGGTTGCAGGACCAGAAACTAAGCAAGGCCCAGCGGTATGGCAACCCCACAGACCGGCCCATCTATCCTTCCTCTCTGGAACCAGATGCTTTTATCAAGCTAGTGGTAGGGTATTTGGATAGTGCATTTTCAGGGGTTTCGGCTAAAAAACGGTGGACCTGGCAGGAAATTAAGCAGATTGCCGGAAAAGTACAATAG
- the trxA gene encoding thioredoxin yields the protein MPKKSFQELINSPGMPVLVDFYADWCGPCKTMSPILKQVAEQFEGKLKVIKIDVDKNQAVAQQYRVQGIPTLLLFHQGKQLWRQSGVVPANQLSQVVQQHLP from the coding sequence ATGCCTAAGAAATCTTTCCAGGAACTCATCAACAGCCCGGGCATGCCGGTGCTCGTGGACTTTTACGCCGACTGGTGCGGCCCCTGCAAAACCATGTCTCCTATTTTAAAGCAGGTGGCCGAGCAGTTTGAAGGGAAACTGAAGGTGATCAAGATAGACGTTGACAAGAACCAGGCGGTGGCGCAGCAGTACAGGGTGCAGGGCATTCCCACGCTCCTGCTCTTTCACCAAGGCAAACAGCTCTGGCGACAGTCTGGCGTGGTACCGGCCAACCAGCTAAGCCAGGTAGTTCAGCAACATTTGCCTTAA
- a CDS encoding HNH endonuclease — MAKKVRKKIESADPVCSLCEREVGFTSLHHLIPREEGGKHGPTVPLCQPCHSTVHLTYSNKELAVLYHSIQALRNAEGLQKYLNWVRTKRLDKITNRRGKRK; from the coding sequence ATGGCAAAAAAGGTACGGAAGAAAATAGAAAGCGCAGACCCGGTCTGCTCCCTCTGTGAGCGCGAAGTGGGCTTTACCTCCCTGCACCATCTCATCCCCAGGGAAGAGGGCGGCAAGCATGGCCCCACCGTTCCCTTGTGCCAGCCCTGCCATAGCACCGTGCACCTCACTTACAGCAACAAAGAACTGGCGGTCCTCTACCATTCCATTCAGGCGCTCCGCAATGCGGAAGGCCTGCAGAAGTACCTCAACTGGGTCCGCACCAAGCGGTTAGACAAGATCACCAACCGGCGGGGCAAAAGAAAATAG
- a CDS encoding TonB-dependent receptor → MSFALRLVLSILVLLCLGSALRAQDRVTLSGTLRSGATGETLIGAAVTIEGTTTGVETNVNGNYALSVLPGTYRIQFSYLGFQTQTRELTLSSNTRLDIELLESSTTISEVVVESERNSFQERLSTPQMSMETLSSREAKLLPALFGEVDIIKTLQLKPGIQSGGEGSSGLFVRGGSSDQNLVLLDDALVYNPSHLFGFFSVFNPDAVRGVELYKGGFPAQFGGRLSSVLDVKLREGNRKEYDVSGGIGLIASRLTVEGPIKKDKSSFLVSGRRTYVDVFTRMINKAKEDDPDFSPIPDYYFYDFNAKATFELGPNDRIFLSGYYGRDFFTFADENFNFNFNWGNRVGSARWAHQFSPRFFVNTTFSASNYEYEIKNELDIFRFSLTSNISDLSLKSDFEYITSEKHHLRFGVAFTDHSFTVGRLEANSQDGSVNVNAGNNYRGQEYGVYVSDDWTFNPSLTASYGLRLSGFLNDGKNFLGLEPRAALSYRFNETLTLKGSYTRMFQYVHLVSNSGASLPTDIWYPSSPGVKPQRSDQVALGLTKLYKDTYLFSTEAYYKKMNRQLDLRDGAEIFGNNELEQEFVFGSGESYGQEFYVEKKEGKTTGWVGYTLSWTNRTFPDINEGRTFPTRFDRRHDLSVVAIHEWSKRISATATFVYGTGNAYSLPVQRFVYQDVPGEDYTIIPVYPDRNSFRLADYHRLDLGVVYKLRPKRGSSDLTFSVYNVYNRRNPYFVYFETLKDDESEQITGFVAKQVSLFPVIPSITYNFKF, encoded by the coding sequence ATGTCTTTTGCCTTGCGCCTTGTGCTCAGTATTCTAGTGCTTCTTTGCCTGGGTTCCGCTCTTAGGGCTCAGGACCGAGTGACCCTGAGCGGTACGCTAAGATCTGGGGCTACCGGCGAGACCCTGATTGGGGCAGCCGTCACCATTGAAGGCACCACCACGGGGGTAGAGACCAACGTGAACGGCAACTATGCCCTTTCAGTGCTTCCGGGCACCTACAGAATACAATTCTCTTACCTGGGCTTCCAGACCCAAACCCGTGAACTTACCTTAAGCAGTAATACCCGCCTGGATATTGAGCTGTTGGAATCATCTACCACCATCTCAGAGGTAGTGGTGGAGTCAGAGCGCAACTCATTTCAGGAGCGGCTCTCCACGCCTCAGATGAGCATGGAAACCCTCTCCAGCCGAGAGGCCAAATTGTTGCCGGCCCTGTTTGGCGAGGTAGACATCATTAAGACCCTGCAGCTGAAACCCGGTATCCAGAGCGGTGGCGAGGGCAGCAGCGGCCTCTTTGTGCGCGGCGGTAGCTCTGACCAGAACCTGGTGCTCCTGGATGATGCCCTGGTCTACAACCCCAGCCACTTGTTTGGGTTTTTCAGTGTCTTCAACCCAGACGCGGTGCGGGGCGTGGAACTGTACAAAGGCGGTTTCCCGGCGCAGTTCGGGGGCAGGCTTTCCAGCGTGCTGGACGTGAAGCTGCGCGAGGGCAACCGCAAGGAATACGACGTCTCTGGGGGTATAGGCTTGATTGCCTCCCGCCTGACGGTGGAAGGCCCTATCAAAAAAGACAAATCCTCTTTCCTGGTCTCGGGCCGCCGCACCTACGTGGATGTTTTCACCCGCATGATCAACAAGGCCAAGGAGGATGACCCTGATTTTAGCCCCATCCCGGACTATTACTTCTATGATTTCAACGCCAAGGCCACCTTTGAACTGGGTCCTAATGACCGCATTTTCTTGAGCGGCTACTACGGGCGTGACTTCTTCACGTTTGCTGACGAGAACTTCAATTTCAACTTCAACTGGGGCAACCGGGTAGGGTCGGCGCGCTGGGCGCACCAATTTTCACCCAGGTTCTTCGTGAACACCACCTTCTCGGCCTCTAACTATGAGTATGAGATCAAAAACGAGCTGGACATTTTCCGGTTCAGCCTCACCTCCAACATCTCAGACCTCAGCCTCAAGTCAGATTTTGAATACATCACTTCAGAGAAGCATCACCTGCGGTTTGGCGTTGCCTTTACCGACCATTCTTTCACAGTAGGCCGCCTGGAGGCCAACAGCCAGGACGGCTCTGTGAACGTGAATGCTGGTAACAATTACCGGGGTCAGGAATACGGCGTGTATGTGTCAGATGACTGGACGTTTAACCCCTCCCTCACTGCCAGTTATGGCCTCAGGCTTTCGGGGTTTTTAAATGACGGGAAGAACTTCCTGGGGCTGGAGCCCAGGGCCGCCCTGAGTTACCGGTTCAATGAGACCCTTACGTTGAAAGGCAGCTACACCCGCATGTTCCAGTACGTGCATCTGGTTTCTAACTCGGGTGCCTCTCTGCCAACGGATATCTGGTACCCTTCCAGCCCGGGCGTGAAGCCGCAGCGGTCTGACCAGGTAGCGCTGGGCCTTACCAAACTCTACAAAGACACGTACCTTTTCAGCACCGAGGCCTACTACAAGAAAATGAACCGGCAGCTGGACCTGCGAGACGGGGCCGAGATCTTCGGGAACAATGAACTGGAGCAGGAGTTTGTGTTTGGGAGCGGCGAGAGTTACGGCCAGGAATTTTACGTGGAGAAGAAAGAGGGCAAAACCACCGGCTGGGTAGGCTACACCCTTTCCTGGACCAACCGCACCTTCCCGGATATCAACGAAGGCCGCACCTTCCCTACCCGGTTTGACCGCCGCCATGACCTCTCGGTAGTAGCCATACATGAATGGAGCAAGCGCATAAGCGCCACCGCCACGTTTGTGTACGGGACCGGCAATGCCTACTCCCTGCCCGTGCAGCGCTTTGTGTACCAAGACGTGCCCGGCGAGGATTACACCATCATTCCCGTGTACCCAGACCGCAACTCCTTCCGGCTCGCCGATTACCACCGCCTGGACCTTGGGGTAGTTTATAAACTGCGGCCAAAGCGCGGTAGCTCAGACCTTACCTTTAGCGTGTATAATGTGTACAATCGCCGTAACCCGTACTTTGTCTACTTTGAAACCCTTAAAGATGATGAGTCTGAGCAGATCACGGGGTTTGTGGCTAAGCAGGTTTCCCTGTTCCCGGTTATTCCGTCCATTACCTATAATTTCAAGTTCTGA
- a CDS encoding universal stress protein codes for MKKILCPVDFSKTSNKAAEYAAHIAQQTGASLTLLHVLHLPMMDTTESALMASQVLDEQRRMAGDKLQSLGMHLQNLFGEGGATFVMDSKVQEAFLADAVERLVKEEGFDFVVLGTTGGGNTLEEIMIGSNTESVISQVKCPVLAVPARATFPQIHRIVYASDFMAEDARALAKVLELASFFQAEVEVVHVSKEENAQKAQAFMEDLRNELGGYPVRFQPIIHEEEDTGLKDYLSRSNSNMLAILKKRRNFFKDLFGMSLAEKMTYQTKLPLLVLHEDAL; via the coding sequence ATGAAAAAGATTCTTTGTCCCGTAGATTTTTCAAAGACTTCTAACAAGGCCGCTGAATACGCCGCCCATATAGCCCAGCAGACGGGGGCGTCCCTTACGCTGCTGCACGTGTTGCACCTGCCCATGATGGATACCACGGAGTCGGCGCTTATGGCCAGCCAGGTGCTGGACGAGCAGCGCCGCATGGCCGGCGATAAACTGCAGTCTTTGGGTATGCACCTGCAGAACCTTTTTGGCGAAGGTGGGGCCACGTTTGTAATGGACTCAAAGGTGCAGGAGGCGTTCCTGGCAGATGCCGTGGAGCGGCTGGTAAAAGAAGAAGGCTTTGATTTTGTAGTGCTGGGCACCACCGGCGGCGGCAATACTCTGGAGGAAATCATGATAGGGAGCAACACCGAAAGCGTGATCTCCCAAGTGAAATGCCCCGTGCTGGCTGTTCCGGCCCGGGCTACGTTCCCTCAGATCCACCGCATAGTGTATGCCTCAGATTTTATGGCCGAAGATGCCCGGGCGCTGGCCAAGGTGTTGGAGCTGGCCTCGTTTTTCCAGGCGGAGGTAGAGGTGGTGCATGTCTCTAAGGAAGAAAACGCCCAGAAAGCCCAGGCATTCATGGAAGACCTCAGAAATGAGTTAGGGGGGTATCCGGTGCGTTTCCAGCCTATTATCCATGAGGAAGAAGACACGGGACTAAAAGATTACCTGAGCAGATCCAACAGCAACATGCTGGCCATTCTTAAAAAGCGCCGCAATTTCTTTAAAGACCTGTTTGGCATGAGCCTGGCCGAAAAAATGACGTACCAAACCAAACTGCCGCTGCTGGTGCTGCACGAAGACGCCCTGTAA
- a CDS encoding M61 family metallopeptidase, which translates to MLKRSLAALAFAALLHSPLLAQDNASASYRFSLDLNQVKDDKLKVSLVTPAMKEDEAIYHMPKMVPGTYAVYDFGKFVSDFSAFDKKGKKLKVERLDQNSWKISKAKKLALITYMVDDTWDTPRKDDIVFEPAATDIEEGKVFLINTHGFFGYFANRSKEPYQITIFKPQDFYGATPLRASTTTPTSDVYQLHNYNDLVDAPMLYSKPDTAMLKVGNADVLIATYAAGGGQRSKDLAQNVKTILEAQKNYLGGTLPVDKYAFLIYIDNKQNRTGAYGALEHSYSSVYYFPEMPPPMLADQVRNISAHEFFHIVTPLNIHSEEIGNFDFSHPKMSKHLWLYEGVTEYFAHHVQINQKLIELPAFLEEMRSKIIASQQQYNDGLAFTELSLGALDKYEKEYGNVYQKGALIGMALDIRLRELSGGKYGIRNLMKDLSQTYGKDKSFKDEELFDKITALTYPEIRDFFRQYVEGTQKIPYADIFRKVGITYQPAGVQKRISLGRPTIGYDQASGHLVIASVENLTSFGKQMGYKAGDQLWQINGEDLTLRNAQDLINKHVVNGKEGSHLTIVVGRKDANGTVKPVELKAKLVPSEENVSHLLTLDPNATEAQKALRQAWLYSTL; encoded by the coding sequence ATGCTTAAAAGATCCCTGGCGGCCTTGGCTTTTGCCGCTCTCCTGCATTCCCCCCTGCTGGCCCAAGACAATGCCTCCGCTTCTTACCGGTTCTCCCTGGACCTGAACCAGGTAAAGGATGATAAGCTCAAGGTGTCTTTGGTGACCCCGGCGATGAAGGAGGATGAGGCCATCTACCATATGCCTAAAATGGTACCGGGCACCTATGCCGTCTATGATTTCGGGAAGTTCGTCTCAGACTTCAGCGCCTTTGACAAGAAGGGTAAAAAACTGAAGGTGGAGCGCCTGGACCAGAACAGCTGGAAGATCAGCAAGGCCAAAAAGCTTGCCCTCATCACTTACATGGTAGATGATACCTGGGACACTCCGCGCAAGGATGATATTGTGTTTGAACCGGCCGCCACGGACATTGAGGAAGGCAAGGTGTTTTTGATCAACACGCACGGCTTCTTCGGGTATTTTGCCAACCGTTCCAAAGAGCCTTACCAGATCACCATCTTCAAGCCCCAGGACTTTTACGGCGCCACCCCTTTGCGGGCCAGCACCACCACCCCTACCTCAGACGTGTACCAGCTGCACAACTACAATGACCTGGTAGACGCGCCTATGCTCTATAGCAAGCCAGACACGGCCATGCTCAAGGTGGGCAACGCCGATGTGCTTATTGCCACTTACGCTGCCGGTGGCGGCCAGCGGTCAAAAGACCTGGCCCAGAACGTGAAAACCATTCTGGAGGCGCAGAAAAACTACCTGGGCGGCACCCTGCCCGTAGACAAATACGCCTTCCTGATCTACATTGACAACAAGCAGAACCGCACCGGGGCCTATGGCGCGCTGGAGCACTCCTACTCGTCTGTGTACTATTTCCCTGAGATGCCACCGCCCATGCTCGCTGACCAGGTGCGCAACATCTCGGCGCACGAGTTCTTCCACATCGTCACCCCGCTCAACATCCACTCAGAGGAGATTGGAAACTTTGATTTCAGTCACCCCAAGATGTCTAAGCACCTGTGGCTGTATGAAGGGGTAACCGAATATTTTGCCCACCACGTGCAGATAAACCAGAAATTGATTGAGTTGCCGGCCTTTTTGGAAGAGATGCGCTCTAAGATCATCGCCTCGCAGCAGCAGTACAATGACGGCCTGGCCTTTACGGAGCTCAGCCTGGGCGCCCTGGACAAATACGAGAAGGAATACGGCAACGTGTACCAGAAAGGCGCCCTCATTGGCATGGCCTTGGACATCCGCCTGCGGGAGCTTTCAGGAGGCAAATACGGCATCCGGAACCTGATGAAAGACCTGAGCCAGACCTACGGCAAAGACAAAAGCTTTAAGGACGAAGAACTGTTTGACAAGATCACGGCCCTCACCTACCCAGAGATCCGGGATTTTTTCAGGCAGTACGTAGAAGGCACCCAGAAAATACCCTATGCCGATATTTTCAGGAAAGTAGGCATCACCTACCAACCGGCCGGGGTGCAGAAACGCATCTCGCTGGGCAGGCCTACTATTGGGTATGACCAGGCCTCGGGCCACCTGGTGATTGCCAGCGTGGAGAACCTGACCTCCTTTGGCAAGCAGATGGGCTACAAGGCCGGCGACCAGTTGTGGCAGATCAACGGCGAGGACCTCACCCTCCGGAACGCGCAGGACCTGATCAACAAACACGTGGTAAACGGAAAAGAAGGCAGCCACCTAACCATTGTGGTAGGCCGCAAAGACGCCAACGGCACGGTGAAGCCAGTAGAACTAAAAGCCAAACTGGTTCCCTCAGAGGAAAACGTGTCTCATTTGCTCACCCTAGACCCCAATGCCACTGAGGCCCAGAAGGCCTTACGCCAGGCCTGGCTGTATTCAACCCTCTAA
- a CDS encoding MFS transporter, with translation MSLSSSVSSPAPALRESWLLFILAAIQFTHIMDFVIMMPLGPQLMRVFQISPKEFGLLVSAYTFSAAASGLLSAFFIDRFDRKNALLGLYLGFTLGTLACALAPTFSFLLIARILAGAFGGVLGALVLAIIGDSIPEERRGAATGKVMAAFSIASIGGIPVGLYLASHASWHAPFYLLTGLSVLVLGLAWRMLPSMRQHLLHHVPQHPGKVLLTIFSQSNSLWAFGLMVVLSMAGFTVVPFLSPYMVANVGFEEAELSYIYLFGGLATVVTSQWAGRLADKYGKGKVFMVAALLSIIPILLVTHLPRVAHWQAFVVTTFFFIFFGARFVPAMSLITSSIEPRLRGSFMSVNSSVQQLASGLAAFFSGLIITTAPGSQELQGFGTVGIIATVFTLLSMWVVTKLRQVS, from the coding sequence ATGTCACTTTCTTCTTCTGTTTCCTCTCCCGCTCCGGCCCTACGGGAAAGCTGGCTGCTGTTTATTCTGGCGGCCATCCAGTTTACGCACATCATGGATTTTGTGATCATGATGCCCCTGGGCCCGCAGCTCATGCGCGTGTTCCAGATAAGCCCGAAGGAGTTTGGCCTGCTGGTGTCTGCCTACACCTTTAGTGCCGCGGCCTCCGGCCTGCTGAGCGCCTTTTTCATTGACCGGTTTGACCGCAAGAATGCCCTGCTGGGCCTATACCTGGGCTTTACGCTGGGCACCCTGGCCTGTGCCCTGGCCCCTACCTTCAGTTTTCTGTTAATTGCCCGCATTCTGGCCGGGGCCTTTGGCGGCGTGTTAGGCGCTCTGGTACTGGCCATTATAGGCGACTCTATCCCGGAGGAACGTCGGGGCGCGGCTACCGGTAAGGTGATGGCGGCTTTTTCCATTGCCTCCATTGGCGGTATTCCGGTGGGCTTGTACCTGGCCAGCCACGCCAGCTGGCACGCGCCGTTTTACCTGCTCACCGGGCTGAGCGTGTTAGTGCTGGGCCTGGCCTGGCGCATGCTGCCGTCCATGCGGCAACACCTGTTGCACCACGTGCCCCAGCACCCAGGCAAGGTGTTGCTCACCATTTTTTCCCAGTCCAACAGCCTCTGGGCCTTCGGGCTGATGGTGGTGCTGTCTATGGCAGGCTTTACGGTGGTGCCGTTCCTGAGCCCCTACATGGTGGCCAACGTGGGCTTTGAAGAGGCCGAGCTCAGCTACATCTATCTCTTTGGCGGTCTGGCCACGGTGGTAACCTCCCAGTGGGCCGGAAGGTTAGCCGATAAATATGGCAAGGGCAAAGTGTTCATGGTGGCGGCCCTACTGTCTATTATCCCTATTCTGCTGGTAACCCATTTGCCCCGGGTGGCGCACTGGCAGGCGTTTGTGGTGACCACGTTTTTCTTTATCTTCTTCGGGGCCCGTTTTGTGCCGGCCATGTCCTTGATCACCTCCAGCATTGAGCCCCGCTTGCGCGGTTCGTTTATGAGCGTGAACTCCTCGGTGCAGCAGCTGGCCTCGGGCCTGGCCGCCTTTTTCTCGGGCCTAATCATCACCACCGCTCCGGGCTCCCAGGAGTTACAAGGCTTTGGCACCGTGGGTATCATAGCTACTGTGTTCACGCTGCTGTCTATGTGGGTGGTCACCAAGCTCAGGCAGGTAAGTTGA